The Apodemus sylvaticus chromosome 5, mApoSyl1.1, whole genome shotgun sequence genome has a segment encoding these proteins:
- the LOC127685465 gene encoding 60S ribosomal protein L23-like: MSKQGRGGSSRAKFRISLGLPVRAVINCADNTGAKTLYLISVKGIKGWLNRLPAAGVGDMVMATVKKGKPGLREKVHPAVVIRQRKSYRRKDGVFLYFEDNAGVIVNNKGEMKGSAITGPVAKECADLWPRIASNAGSIA; this comes from the coding sequence ATGTCTAAGCAAGGACGTGGTGGGTCCTCCAGAGCGAAATTCCGGATTTCCCTGGGTCTTCCGGTGAGAGCTGTGATCAACTGTGCTGACAACACAGGAGCCAAAACCTTGTATCTCATCTCTGTGAAGGGAATCAAGGGATGGCTGAACAGACTTCCTGCTGCTGGTGTGGGGGACATGGTGATGGCCACAGTTAAGAAAGGCAAACCAGGACTGAGGGAAAAGGTACATCCAGCAGTGGTAATTCGACAACGAAAGTCGTATCGAAGAAAAGATGGGGTGTTTCTTTATTTTGAAGATAATGCAGGGGTCATAGTAAACAATAAAGGCGAGATGAAAGGTTCTGCTATCACAGGTCCAGTTGCAAAGGAATGTGCGGACTTGTGGCCCAGGATTGCATCCAATGCAGGAAGCATTGCATGA